The DNA region TGCCGGCGCCGGCCGACGATTTTTTCGATCGCCAACATCACTTTACGTCGCGTCCGGGCTTCCTTGGGAAGAAAGTCCAGCATCGACGGCGCGTCGCTATCGATCCGCAGCATCGCGTAATTCGCGTTCGAATCGAGACGGCGCAATACGCCCGCTTTGGCAAGCAACGTTTCCGCGGTGCCGATTGCTTCGCTGCCATCTTTGACTTTGATGCCGTCACGCACTTGATCCAGAGTCAGTTCGATCGGATCCTCGTCGCGTGAAAGCAAGTACTCGTAGACCTTCTTGACCGTTTCCTTCGATGGATAACGGTTGTCAATAAAGAACTCTTGGATATAGCGATCGCTGTAGCTGAACATCAATTGGCAATCGCTTTTGCCGCCGTCACGCCCTGCCCTACCCGCCTCTTGATAATACGCTTCCAGGCTTCCCGGCATGTTGTAGTGAACGACGAAACGAATGTCCGACTTGTCGATTCCCATCCCGAACGCATTGGTGGCAACGATTGCCGACAACTTGCCCGACATGAAATCGTCTTGCACCCGCCGACGCTGAATCGGATCGAGCCCAGCGTGGTAAACACCGATCGGCCGTCTCGCTTTTTCAGGCAACCACTCCGCCAATTCTTCGCAACGCTTCCGCGTCGCCGCGTAGATGATCCCGGAACCACTTTGCGATTGCAAATACGAGAGCAATGTGTCGTTCTTTTCCTGATCCGTCTTTGCGTGCGAAACGCCGAAGCGAAGATTCGTACGCGCGAACCCGGTCACGAACGTGCAAGGATCTTTCAACCCCAGCGACTCAATCACGTCGTCACGAACCACCGGCGTTGCCGTCGCCGTCAGCGCAATCGTTTGGACGTTGTTCAAATATCGCTGGCGAAATCGTCCCAATCGCGAATAGTCGGGACGAAAATCGTGGCCCCACTCGCTGACACAGTGGGCTTCGTCGACGGCAAGCAACGCAACGTTGGCGGACTGGCAAGCCTCCAAAAACCGACTATTGCGAAGCCGTTCCGGAGCGACGTAAACCAGGTCCAACTTTCCCGATGCCATCTCGTTCATGACGTCGGACTGCTCGGTCGCCGACAACGTGCTGTTGATCAACTTGGCCGCGATTCCCAAACCCTGAAGCGTGTCCACTTGGTCTTTCATCAACGCAATCAGCGGCGAAACGACAATCGTGGTGCCTTTTCGGGCGAGACTCGGAAGCTGATAGCAAAGGCTCTTGCCGCCGCCGGTCGGCATCACGCACATCACATCGCGGCCCGACGCGATCGCATCGACCACGTCTCGTTGTCCGGGACGGAATTCCGTCAAGCCGAAGCGACTGAGCAGCGTGGTCGGATCGGGTGTGTCAGCCATGACGATCGTTTTCAGGACGAGAAGAAAGCGTACAATTGGTTCGTGCTTCAGTCCTATCAGTATAGGGTCCGCGCACATCCCGTCGTAGTCCGCCAACCCCCGGAGATAGACCGATGGAAAACGAAGGATCGTACATTTGCGATAGTTGCGGCGAAGAAATCGTGATTCCGTTGGATCCGGTCGAAGGCCGATCGCAAGAATACGTCGAAGACTGTCCCGTTTGCTGCAACCCCAGCGTCATCCACGTCGATTGGGTCGACGACGAACCTCGAGTCTGGGCCGAAGCGGAACAGGATTTGAACTGAGTTTCAGATTCAAGACGCTCGTGTCGAATCGGCGACGCTATGATTCGAGTTGTTTTAGAACTTGGCCAACGATCTTCTGGATCTTTTCCGTCGTCGTTGTTTGATCGGCACAGATCCCGACGGCGTCTTGAACCATGACATCGATTTTGCGTTGGTCCTCGTCGATCGCTTCGCGTTGAACGGAGGTGATCGAGACTCGCCCAGGCCCCAAGTCCCAACCGCGTGATCGTGCGCCGGCGCGAAATCCTTCCGGGAATTCACCAAGCCCAAGCATGATGTCGAACAGCGGCAACAGTTGGTATTGCAACTGCATCGCGACGTCGATGTTGCCAGCCTGAACGTTACGGTGGATCGCGCGCGTCAATTCCGGCACAACGCCGCTGGTGGCGTTGGTTCCACCGTCGCACCCGGCAAGCAACATCGGCACCAAAGCGACGTCCCATCCGGTCAGGAATGAAAAGTCGCTTCGCATCGGGCGTATCGCTGAAATCATTCGCATCATGCTGGGCAAATCACCCGTGCTGTCTTTGATGCCCACGATCCGTGGACAATCCGATGCCAATCGAATGACCGTTGCGACATCAATCGGCGAAGCAAACATGGGAATATTGTAAACCGTCACGTCGATGGAAACGTGGTTGGCAATTTCACGAAAGTACGCGTAAACGCCTTCGCTGGAAAGTCGATAGTAGAACGGCGAAACGATCGCGACAGCGCGAGCCCCCATGGCGCCGTATGCTTCGCAGGCTTCGATCGTTTCACGTGCGTTGGCCTCCGCGGCACCCACCAAAACCGGCACGCGTCCGGCCGCTTGAGTGATGACGATTTCGGCGATGCGTCGACGTTCGGTCGCGGTGAAACGAACGAATTCGCCGGTGCTGCCGTTGGGATACAGACCGTCAACGCCGTGGTCGATCAACCAATCGACGTAACCACAAAGAGTGTCTTCATCGATGCGCCCAGACGAATCGACGGGCGTGATATTGGGAGTCAAAATCCCACTGATTCGTTCAGACATTCTTTATCTATTGAATTCGATTGGTCGATATCGGGACGTGGATTGGCATCCGTTTCAGAACCAGCCGATCGCCACTAAAGAATACCTGACCACCAATCCGGCAACGACGACGCTGACCATGCTCATCAGTTTAATCAAGATATTCAGGCTTGGGCCGCTGGTGTCCTTGAAAGGATCGCCGACGGTATCGCCAACGACAGCGGCTTTGTGGGCATCGCTGTTTTTGCCGCCGTGATGACCGGCTTCGATGTACTTTTTCGCGTTATCCCACGCTCCGCCACTGTTGGCCATAAAAACGGCCAAGCAAAATCCACTGGTCAAACTGCCCGTCAACATCCCGATCACTCCGCCAACTCCCAACAGCAAACCAACAACGATCGGCATCAGCAATCCCAACATGCTGGGAAGGATCATCTCTCGCTGTGCGGCGAGGGTGCTGATCGCGACAGGCCGTTCGTAGTCCGGCTTGGCGCTACCGTCTAAGATCCCTGGGTTTTCCAGAAATTGCCGACGAACCTCGATCACCATTCCCTGTGCCGCGCGACCCACCGACTTCATCGTCATCGCGCAAAACACGAATGTGCTCATCACGCCCAAGAACACGCCGACCAAGACGCGAGGATTCATGAGCGTCGTGTCGTAGTAGGTCGAAAAATCATGCAGCGTCGCATCGGCAACGGCAACCCGCGTCGCCGGCGCTGTGTCGCTCGAACCGGCCGCGGCCGGCATGATCAGAAAGACTTCGTTGCCGCCGTCCGCACGCGTCAACGACAACGTTGGCGTGATTGCGAAGTCACCATCGCTCAAGTTTTGCGAGATCGCGTACTCGTCACCCCACCGTTGGAAACCGTCACGAACGCTTTCCATGTACGCCGCCAGCAGTGCGAGCGCCGTCAGCGCCGCCGAACCGATCGCGAATCCTTTGCCCGTCGCGGCTGTCGTGTTACCGAGGCTGTCCAGAGCATCGGTGCGATCACGAACGTAGTCATCCAATTCCGCCATCGATGCATTGCCGCCGGCGTTATCGGCGATGGGGCCGTAGGCGTCGGTGGCCAGCGTGATTCCAAGGGTGCTGAGCATCCCCACCGCAGCGATTCCGACGCCATACAAGCCGATCGAAAATCGGTTGGCGTCGCCGAAGTTGCCGCCGCTGGCGAAACCGAACGCCATCAGCATCGCCGCACATACGATCACGACCGGCACCCAAGTGCTTAGCATCCCATCGGCGACTCCGCCAATGATGATCGTCGCCGGCCCGGTCTCGGCTTGTTTGGCCAAGTTCTGTGTCGTCGCATACTCGTCGCTGGTCACACGCTCGGTCCACAACCCGATCGACCAACCCGCGACGAGCCCAACAAGGATGCTCATGGCGACGCCGGGAATGAATCCAAAAAAAGTCGTCTCCGGCATCGCGGGCATCATGACCCACGTGATCGCAATCGAGGCAATTGAAACAAGAATCGCAGCAAGATTGATCCCACGGGCAAGAGATTGCAGCAACGATTTTTGCGAGAGTTCCTCACCTGTTTTGACCGCATAAATTCCAACGATCGAAAGCAGGATGCCCACCGCAGCGATGGCGATCGGCAGCAGCATCGCTTGCAACTGCGCCGTCGTCGTGTCGCCCCCCTCTGGCAGCAGGTCCGTCCCGCGAAACGCGGCGACTCCCAACGCCGAAGCCGCCAGGATCGAACCACAATACGACTCGTAAAGATCCGCCCCCATACCCGCGACATCGCCCACGTTGTCTCCGACGTTATCGGCAATGGTTGCCGGATTGCGTGGCGAGTCTTCTTTCAAACTCTGTTCGACCTTTCCAACCAAATCCGCGCCGACATCGGCCGCTTTGGTAAAGATCCCACCACCGACGCGTGCGAACAGCGCCTGAGCACTGGCCCCCATACCGAACGTCAACATCGTGACGGAAATCTGCTGCAGGCTCATCTCATTTTCGGCACCCGCCACCATCGGAATGCCCCAGTACAGAATGCCGAACCAGATGCAGATGTAAAGCAGTCCCATCCCGACAACCGTCAGTCCCATCACCGCGCCGCTTCGAAAAGCGATTTGCAACCCATCGTTGAGCGACCGCATCGCACCGGCCGCCGTTCGGTTGCTGGCGCGCGTTGCCGTCTTCATGCCG from Rubripirellula tenax includes:
- a CDS encoding CPXCG motif-containing cysteine-rich protein yields the protein MENEGSYICDSCGEEIVIPLDPVEGRSQEYVEDCPVCCNPSVIHVDWVDDEPRVWAEAEQDLN
- a CDS encoding sodium-translocating pyrophosphatase, with protein sequence MALLSEFVSNERVAIVFALTVWCFAIVSSIAALSWAWRFYAEMMRADEGTPLMQEIAASVRQGADAYLRQQFKWVAIVFVIVAMLLVFAAVGLKVQSIFAAPAFLTGGLFSGLCGWFGMKTATRASNRTAAGAMRSLNDGLQIAFRSGAVMGLTVVGMGLLYICIWFGILYWGIPMVAGAENEMSLQQISVTMLTFGMGASAQALFARVGGGIFTKAADVGADLVGKVEQSLKEDSPRNPATIADNVGDNVGDVAGMGADLYESYCGSILAASALGVAAFRGTDLLPEGGDTTTAQLQAMLLPIAIAAVGILLSIVGIYAVKTGEELSQKSLLQSLARGINLAAILVSIASIAITWVMMPAMPETTFFGFIPGVAMSILVGLVAGWSIGLWTERVTSDEYATTQNLAKQAETGPATIIIGGVADGMLSTWVPVVIVCAAMLMAFGFASGGNFGDANRFSIGLYGVGIAAVGMLSTLGITLATDAYGPIADNAGGNASMAELDDYVRDRTDALDSLGNTTAATGKGFAIGSAALTALALLAAYMESVRDGFQRWGDEYAISQNLSDGDFAITPTLSLTRADGGNEVFLIMPAAAGSSDTAPATRVAVADATLHDFSTYYDTTLMNPRVLVGVFLGVMSTFVFCAMTMKSVGRAAQGMVIEVRRQFLENPGILDGSAKPDYERPVAISTLAAQREMILPSMLGLLMPIVVGLLLGVGGVIGMLTGSLTSGFCLAVFMANSGGAWDNAKKYIEAGHHGGKNSDAHKAAVVGDTVGDPFKDTSGPSLNILIKLMSMVSVVVAGLVVRYSLVAIGWF
- a CDS encoding dihydrodipicolinate synthase family protein, producing MSERISGILTPNITPVDSSGRIDEDTLCGYVDWLIDHGVDGLYPNGSTGEFVRFTATERRRIAEIVITQAAGRVPVLVGAAEANARETIEACEAYGAMGARAVAIVSPFYYRLSSEGVYAYFREIANHVSIDVTVYNIPMFASPIDVATVIRLASDCPRIVGIKDSTGDLPSMMRMISAIRPMRSDFSFLTGWDVALVPMLLAGCDGGTNATSGVVPELTRAIHRNVQAGNIDVAMQLQYQLLPLFDIMLGLGEFPEGFRAGARSRGWDLGPGRVSITSVQREAIDEDQRKIDVMVQDAVGICADQTTTTEKIQKIVGQVLKQLES